A window of Salvelinus alpinus chromosome 31, SLU_Salpinus.1, whole genome shotgun sequence contains these coding sequences:
- the LOC139560974 gene encoding GRB10-interacting GYF protein 1-like isoform X3, with translation MRVCTRVCQCDQACMLCVSWCVTDRCIIFLHFSPDTQLCKDVRNMTAETLNFGPEWLRALSSGGSVTSPPPSPAMPKYKLAEYRYGREEMLALYIKENKAPEDMQDKEFASILQDEPMQPLALEPLTEEEQRNFSMSVNSVAVLRLMGKGGGVAPAGVARGRGTTRGGGRGRGRGESGGFYQRSIEEGEVGFGRGAREIHRSQSWDDRGERRFEKPVRAREGVRVGFEEATGVPVPGVPRKDYTRSDSENWRSLREEQEEEEEGADPGGSWRLAGARRLDDGGPKSAGWREHDGQVEGRRRKFEFDFGGGRRRAGSEGLEDDRDGLPEWCTDEEGEMGTFDASGAFLPISKGGKEDEFDFQGIEEEEEGGESLSDMKRIMNGGQRVDVKESAGTSPSSSSSSSSPPGPLSAPPALALNPPMPQLSLTVAELEASQMANSHPVSVPVPVKASKMPSEVLEGSPAGSSTTQQSPSTTSSLPSPPPSSAANHLSLPPGGDTEDDEGMKHLQQEAEKMVASLQDTSLEEESFTQTLQESRNTASALPLSHDAAMKWFYKDPQAEIQGPFTTLEMCEWFQAGYFSMSLLVKRGCDEGFQPLGDVIKMWGRVPFAPGPSPPPLLGSMDQDRLKKQQEQAAAVLYQQLQQQQQLFQLISRCGEQGILPSVNRSMSVPDTGSMWDMHTSASQQSGGEASLWDLTMNSSTQGPTLEQLQKLQQETREAELRAKREEEEQRKRREEKRRQQEEQKRREEEEIFRRKQCRQQQELIMKLLQQAPQQGSGSGVGSGWGTGGLNKSGAKGLSLLDMQEAERLLKQQQRAQQQQRERHQGLSMGGSSMGQWGDGGAVTGGLWGGGGGMEGKAGGGMGLWDEAVKNQTRSSSMQGLKNSRSSPSLSEQYMLSCRKQRTDEEDKLLKLLQGIKTPQDGFTTWCEQMLHALNTQANNTSSPLDVSTIVAYLKEVESPYEVHDFIRSYLGDTMEAKEFAKHFLERRAKQKQNLQRQQQQLSKEVAGLAMNNFPLPDSMRGVSPSTLQSMFQAAQMGKGGLYDTQGAMKKKKQPVVLHSDPSILGYSYHNAGERLSLNEMEMVEDY, from the exons GCCCCGGAGGACATGCAGGATAAGGAGTTTGCTTCTATTCTGCAAGATGAGCCCATGCAGCCGCTGGCACTGGAGCCTCTCACTGAGGAGGAGCag AGGAACTTCTCAATGTCTGTGAACAGTGTGGCTGTGCTGAGGCTCATGGGTAAAGGAGGGGGAGTTGCCCCAGCGGGCGTGGCACGGGGCAGAGGCACCACGCGAGGAGGAGGCCGAG GGCGAGGTCGAGGCGAGAGTGGAGGATTCTACCAAAGAAGTATTGAGGAGGGAGAGGTAGGCTTCGGCCGTGGAGCCAGAGAGATCCACCGCAGCCAGAGCTGGGACGATAG GGGCGAGAGGCGTTTTGAGAAGCCTGTGCGTGCCAGGGAGGGGGTACGTGTTGGCTTCGAGGAGGCGACCGGTGTCCCTGTGCCTGGGGTACCGAGGAAGGACTACACACGGTCGGACAGTGAGAACTGGCGTAGCCTccgagaggagcaggaggaggaggaggagggggccgACCCTGGGGGCAGCTGGAGACTGGCCGGAGCACGGAGATTAGATG atGGAGGTCCAAAGTCAGCAGGCTGGCGGGAGCACGACGGTCAGGTTGAGGGGCGTCGCAGGAAGTTTGAGTTTGACTTCGGCGGGGGTCGCAGGCGGGCCGGCAGCGAGGGGTTAGAGGACGACAGAGACGGACTGCCTGAGTGGTGCACTGATGAAGAAGGAGAGATGGGCACCTTCGACGCTTCCGGAGCCTTCCTACCCATATCCAAG ggaggaaaggaggatgaATTTGACTTCCAGGGaatagaagaggaggaagaagggggggAGAGTCTTTCTGACATGAAGAGGATCATGAATGGAGGACAGAGAG tcgaTGTAAAGGAATCCGCTGGTACcagtccctcttcctcctcctcctcctcctctccccccggcCCCCTCTCTGCCCCTCCAGCTCTGGCTCTCAACCCCCCCATGCCCCAGCTGTCCCTCACCGTGGCTGAGCTGGAGGCCTCTCAAATGGCCAACAGCCACCCTGTCTCTGTTCCTGTCCCTGTCAAGGCCAGCAAGATGCCAAGTGAAG TTCTCGAGGGCTCTCCAGCAGGGTCCTCCACCACCCAACAGAGCCCCAGCACCACCTCCAGTCTGccttcaccccctccctcctctgctgCTAACCATCTCTCCCTGCCACCGGGGGGTGACACCGAGGACGACGAGGGCATGAAGCACCTGCAACAG GAGGCAGAGAAGATGGTGGCGTCCCTGCAGGACACGTCTCTGGAGGAGGAGAGTTTCACTCAGACGCTGCAGGAGAGCAGAAACACAGCCTCCGCCCTGCCCCTCTCCCACGACGCTGCCATGAAGTGGTTCTACAAGGACCCCCAGGCAGAGATccagg GTCCATTCACCACCCTGGAGATGTGCGAGTGGTTCCAGGCAGGCTACTTCTCCATGTCTCTGCTGGTGAAGAGGGGCTGTGACGAGGGCTTCCAGCCGCTGGGTGACGTCATCAAGATGTGGGGACGCGTGCCTTTCGCCCCCGGGCCCTCCCCGCCGCCCCTGCTG ggtagcATGGATCAGGACCGTCTGAAGAAGCAGCAGGAGCAggcagcagcagttctctatcaacagctccagcagcagcagcagctattCCAGCTCATCAGCAG GTGCGGAGAGCAGGGTATTTTGCCTTCGGTGAACAGGTCGATGTCAGTGCCAGATACAGGGTCCATGTGGGACATGCATACCTCAGCTTCACAGcaatcag GCGGTGAAGCCAGTTTATGGGACTTAACAATGAATTCTTCAACTCAGGGTCCAACTCTCGAACAGCTTCAGAAG CTCCAGCAGGAGACGAGAGAAGCTGAACTCAGGGCGAAGCGCGAGGAGGAGGAACAGCgcaagaggagggaagagaagaggaggcagcaggaggagcagaagaggagggaggaggaggagatcttCAGACGCAAACAG TGTCGCCAGCAGCAGGAGCTGATCATGAAGCTGCTCCAGCAGGCCCCCCAGCAGGGCTCAGGCTCTGGGGTTGGGTCTGGCTGGGGCACTGGGGGTCTCAACAAGTCAGGGGCCAAGGGCCTCAGTCTGCTTGACATGCAGGAGGCAGAGAGGCTTCTTAAACAGCAGCAGAGagcccagcagcagcagagagaacGT caCCAAGGCCTGTCAATGGGGGGTTCCTCCATGGGTCAGTGGGGGGATGGAGGTGCTGTCACGGGGGGCCTGTGGGGAGgcggaggggggatggagggtaAGGCTGGGGGCGGCATGGGTCTGTGGGACGAGGCGGTGAAGAACCAGACCAGAAGTAGCAGCATGCAGGGACTGAAGAACAGCCGCAGCAGCCCCTCACTCAG TGAGCAGTATATGCTGAGCTGTAGGAAGCAGCGTACGGATGAGGAGGACAAGCTGCTGAAGCTGCTGCAGGGCATCAAGACGCCTCAGGATGGGTTCACCACCTGGTGTGAACAGATGCTGCACGCCCTCAACACCCAAGCCAACAACACCTCTTCTCCACTGGACG TGTCCACCATCGTGGCGTACCTGAAGGAGGTGGAGTCTCCCTACGAGGTCCATGACTTTATCCGCTCCTACCTGGGAGACACCATGGAAGCCAAAGAGTTCGCCAAGCACTTCCTGGAGCGCCGTGCCAAACAGAAACAGAACctgcagcggcagcagcagcag CTATCAAAGGAAGTAGCAGGGCTGGCCATGAACAACTTCCCTCTGCCG GACTCCATGCGGGGAGTGAGCCCCAGCACCCTGCAGTCCATGTTCCAGGCCGCCCAGATGGGGAAGGGAGGGCTGTACGACACCCAGGGGGCTATGAAGAAGAAGAAACAGCCTGTGGTGCTGCACTCAGACCCCAGCATCTTAG GGTACTCATACCACAACGCGGGCGAGCGTCTGAGCCTGAATGAGATGGAGATGGTGGAGGATTACTGA
- the LOC139560974 gene encoding GRB10-interacting GYF protein 1-like isoform X6, translating into MRVCTRVCQCDQACMLCVSWCVTDRCIIFLHFSPDTQLCKDVRNMTAETLNFGPEWLRALSSGGSVTSPPPSPAMPKYKLAEYRYGREEMLALYIKENKAPEDMQDKEFASILQDEPMQPLALEPLTEEEQRNFSMSVNSVAVLRLMGKGGGVAPAGVARGRGTTRGGGRGRGRGESGGFYQRSIEEGEVGFGRGAREIHRSQSWDDRGERRFEKPVRAREGVRVGFEEATGVPVPGVPRKDYTRSDSENWRSLREEQEEEEEGADPGGSWRLAGARRLDDGGPKSAGWREHDGQVEGRRRKFEFDFGGGRRRAGSEGLEDDRDGLPEWCTDEEGEMGTFDASGAFLPISKGGKEDEFDFQGIEEEEEGGESLSDMKRIMNGGQRVDVKESAGTSPSSSSSSSSPPGPLSAPPALALNPPMPQLSLTVAELEASQMANSHPVSVPVPVKASKMPSEVLEGSPAGSSTTQQSPSTTSSLPSPPPSSAANHLSLPPGGDTEDDEGMKHLQQEAEKMVASLQDTSLEEESFTQTLQESRNTASALPLSHDAAMKWFYKDPQAEIQGPFTTLEMCEWFQAGYFSMSLLVKRGCDEGFQPLGDVIKMWGRVPFAPGPSPPPLLGSMDQDRLKKQQEQAAAVLYQQLQQQQQLFQLISRCGEQGILPSVNRSMSVPDTGSMWDMHTSASQQSGGEASLWDLTMNSSTQGPTLEQLQKLQQETREAELRAKREEEEQRKRREEKRRQQEEQKRREEEEIFRRKQCRQQQELIMKLLQQAPQQGSGSGVGSGWGTGGLNKSGAKGLSLLDMQEAERLLKQQQRAQQQQRERHQGLSMGGSSMGQWGDGGAVTGGLWGGGGGMEGKAGGGMGLWDEAVKNQTRSSSMQGLKNSRSSPSLSEQYMLSCRKQRTDEEDKLLKLLQGIKTPQDGFTTWCEQMLHALNTQANNTSSPLDVSTIVAYLKEVESPYEVHDFIRSYLGDTMEAKEFAKHFLERRAKQKQNLQRQQQQDSMRGVSPSTLQSMFQAAQMGKGGLYDTQGAMKKKKQPVVLHSDPSILGYSYHNAGERLSLNEMEMVEDY; encoded by the exons GCCCCGGAGGACATGCAGGATAAGGAGTTTGCTTCTATTCTGCAAGATGAGCCCATGCAGCCGCTGGCACTGGAGCCTCTCACTGAGGAGGAGCag AGGAACTTCTCAATGTCTGTGAACAGTGTGGCTGTGCTGAGGCTCATGGGTAAAGGAGGGGGAGTTGCCCCAGCGGGCGTGGCACGGGGCAGAGGCACCACGCGAGGAGGAGGCCGAG GGCGAGGTCGAGGCGAGAGTGGAGGATTCTACCAAAGAAGTATTGAGGAGGGAGAGGTAGGCTTCGGCCGTGGAGCCAGAGAGATCCACCGCAGCCAGAGCTGGGACGATAG GGGCGAGAGGCGTTTTGAGAAGCCTGTGCGTGCCAGGGAGGGGGTACGTGTTGGCTTCGAGGAGGCGACCGGTGTCCCTGTGCCTGGGGTACCGAGGAAGGACTACACACGGTCGGACAGTGAGAACTGGCGTAGCCTccgagaggagcaggaggaggaggaggagggggccgACCCTGGGGGCAGCTGGAGACTGGCCGGAGCACGGAGATTAGATG atGGAGGTCCAAAGTCAGCAGGCTGGCGGGAGCACGACGGTCAGGTTGAGGGGCGTCGCAGGAAGTTTGAGTTTGACTTCGGCGGGGGTCGCAGGCGGGCCGGCAGCGAGGGGTTAGAGGACGACAGAGACGGACTGCCTGAGTGGTGCACTGATGAAGAAGGAGAGATGGGCACCTTCGACGCTTCCGGAGCCTTCCTACCCATATCCAAG ggaggaaaggaggatgaATTTGACTTCCAGGGaatagaagaggaggaagaagggggggAGAGTCTTTCTGACATGAAGAGGATCATGAATGGAGGACAGAGAG tcgaTGTAAAGGAATCCGCTGGTACcagtccctcttcctcctcctcctcctcctctccccccggcCCCCTCTCTGCCCCTCCAGCTCTGGCTCTCAACCCCCCCATGCCCCAGCTGTCCCTCACCGTGGCTGAGCTGGAGGCCTCTCAAATGGCCAACAGCCACCCTGTCTCTGTTCCTGTCCCTGTCAAGGCCAGCAAGATGCCAAGTGAAG TTCTCGAGGGCTCTCCAGCAGGGTCCTCCACCACCCAACAGAGCCCCAGCACCACCTCCAGTCTGccttcaccccctccctcctctgctgCTAACCATCTCTCCCTGCCACCGGGGGGTGACACCGAGGACGACGAGGGCATGAAGCACCTGCAACAG GAGGCAGAGAAGATGGTGGCGTCCCTGCAGGACACGTCTCTGGAGGAGGAGAGTTTCACTCAGACGCTGCAGGAGAGCAGAAACACAGCCTCCGCCCTGCCCCTCTCCCACGACGCTGCCATGAAGTGGTTCTACAAGGACCCCCAGGCAGAGATccagg GTCCATTCACCACCCTGGAGATGTGCGAGTGGTTCCAGGCAGGCTACTTCTCCATGTCTCTGCTGGTGAAGAGGGGCTGTGACGAGGGCTTCCAGCCGCTGGGTGACGTCATCAAGATGTGGGGACGCGTGCCTTTCGCCCCCGGGCCCTCCCCGCCGCCCCTGCTG ggtagcATGGATCAGGACCGTCTGAAGAAGCAGCAGGAGCAggcagcagcagttctctatcaacagctccagcagcagcagcagctattCCAGCTCATCAGCAG GTGCGGAGAGCAGGGTATTTTGCCTTCGGTGAACAGGTCGATGTCAGTGCCAGATACAGGGTCCATGTGGGACATGCATACCTCAGCTTCACAGcaatcag GCGGTGAAGCCAGTTTATGGGACTTAACAATGAATTCTTCAACTCAGGGTCCAACTCTCGAACAGCTTCAGAAG CTCCAGCAGGAGACGAGAGAAGCTGAACTCAGGGCGAAGCGCGAGGAGGAGGAACAGCgcaagaggagggaagagaagaggaggcagcaggaggagcagaagaggagggaggaggaggagatcttCAGACGCAAACAG TGTCGCCAGCAGCAGGAGCTGATCATGAAGCTGCTCCAGCAGGCCCCCCAGCAGGGCTCAGGCTCTGGGGTTGGGTCTGGCTGGGGCACTGGGGGTCTCAACAAGTCAGGGGCCAAGGGCCTCAGTCTGCTTGACATGCAGGAGGCAGAGAGGCTTCTTAAACAGCAGCAGAGagcccagcagcagcagagagaacGT caCCAAGGCCTGTCAATGGGGGGTTCCTCCATGGGTCAGTGGGGGGATGGAGGTGCTGTCACGGGGGGCCTGTGGGGAGgcggaggggggatggagggtaAGGCTGGGGGCGGCATGGGTCTGTGGGACGAGGCGGTGAAGAACCAGACCAGAAGTAGCAGCATGCAGGGACTGAAGAACAGCCGCAGCAGCCCCTCACTCAG TGAGCAGTATATGCTGAGCTGTAGGAAGCAGCGTACGGATGAGGAGGACAAGCTGCTGAAGCTGCTGCAGGGCATCAAGACGCCTCAGGATGGGTTCACCACCTGGTGTGAACAGATGCTGCACGCCCTCAACACCCAAGCCAACAACACCTCTTCTCCACTGGACG TGTCCACCATCGTGGCGTACCTGAAGGAGGTGGAGTCTCCCTACGAGGTCCATGACTTTATCCGCTCCTACCTGGGAGACACCATGGAAGCCAAAGAGTTCGCCAAGCACTTCCTGGAGCGCCGTGCCAAACAGAAACAGAACctgcagcggcagcagcagcag GACTCCATGCGGGGAGTGAGCCCCAGCACCCTGCAGTCCATGTTCCAGGCCGCCCAGATGGGGAAGGGAGGGCTGTACGACACCCAGGGGGCTATGAAGAAGAAGAAACAGCCTGTGGTGCTGCACTCAGACCCCAGCATCTTAG GGTACTCATACCACAACGCGGGCGAGCGTCTGAGCCTGAATGAGATGGAGATGGTGGAGGATTACTGA
- the LOC139560974 gene encoding GRB10-interacting GYF protein 1-like isoform X4 yields the protein MTAETLNFGPEWLRALSSGGSVTSPPPSPAMPKYKLAEYRYGREEMLALYIKENKAPEDMQDKEFASILQDEPMQPLALEPLTEEEQRNFSMSVNSVAVLRLMGKGGGVAPAGVARGRGTTRGGGRGRGRGESGGFYQRSIEEGEVGFGRGAREIHRSQSWDDRGERRFEKPVRAREGVRVGFEEATGVPVPGVPRKDYTRSDSENWRSLREEQEEEEEGADPGGSWRLAGARRLDDGGPKSAGWREHDGQVEGRRRKFEFDFGGGRRRAGSEGLEDDRDGLPEWCTDEEGEMGTFDASGAFLPISKGGKEDEFDFQGIEEEEEGGESLSDMKRIMNGGQRVDVKESAGTSPSSSSSSSSPPGPLSAPPALALNPPMPQLSLTVAELEASQMANSHPVSVPVPVKASKMPSEVLEGSPAGSSTTQQSPSTTSSLPSPPPSSAANHLSLPPGGDTEDDEGMKHLQQEAEKMVASLQDTSLEEESFTQTLQESRNTASALPLSHDAAMKWFYKDPQAEIQGPFTTLEMCEWFQAGYFSMSLLVKRGCDEGFQPLGDVIKMWGRVPFAPGPSPPPLLVRPPPPRPQPLPPRGSAGSMDQDRLKKQQEQAAAVLYQQLQQQQQLFQLISRCGEQGILPSVNRSMSVPDTGSMWDMHTSASQQSGGEASLWDLTMNSSTQGPTLEQLQKLQQETREAELRAKREEEEQRKRREEKRRQQEEQKRREEEEIFRRKQCRQQQELIMKLLQQAPQQGSGSGVGSGWGTGGLNKSGAKGLSLLDMQEAERLLKQQQRAQQQQRERHQGLSMGGSSMGQWGDGGAVTGGLWGGGGGMEGKAGGGMGLWDEAVKNQTRSSSMQGLKNSRSSPSLSEQYMLSCRKQRTDEEDKLLKLLQGIKTPQDGFTTWCEQMLHALNTQANNTSSPLDVSTIVAYLKEVESPYEVHDFIRSYLGDTMEAKEFAKHFLERRAKQKQNLQRQQQQLSKEVAGLAMNNFPLPDSMRGVSPSTLQSMFQAAQMGKGGLYDTQGAMKKKKQPVVLHSDPSILGYSYHNAGERLSLNEMEMVEDY from the exons GCCCCGGAGGACATGCAGGATAAGGAGTTTGCTTCTATTCTGCAAGATGAGCCCATGCAGCCGCTGGCACTGGAGCCTCTCACTGAGGAGGAGCag AGGAACTTCTCAATGTCTGTGAACAGTGTGGCTGTGCTGAGGCTCATGGGTAAAGGAGGGGGAGTTGCCCCAGCGGGCGTGGCACGGGGCAGAGGCACCACGCGAGGAGGAGGCCGAG GGCGAGGTCGAGGCGAGAGTGGAGGATTCTACCAAAGAAGTATTGAGGAGGGAGAGGTAGGCTTCGGCCGTGGAGCCAGAGAGATCCACCGCAGCCAGAGCTGGGACGATAG GGGCGAGAGGCGTTTTGAGAAGCCTGTGCGTGCCAGGGAGGGGGTACGTGTTGGCTTCGAGGAGGCGACCGGTGTCCCTGTGCCTGGGGTACCGAGGAAGGACTACACACGGTCGGACAGTGAGAACTGGCGTAGCCTccgagaggagcaggaggaggaggaggagggggccgACCCTGGGGGCAGCTGGAGACTGGCCGGAGCACGGAGATTAGATG atGGAGGTCCAAAGTCAGCAGGCTGGCGGGAGCACGACGGTCAGGTTGAGGGGCGTCGCAGGAAGTTTGAGTTTGACTTCGGCGGGGGTCGCAGGCGGGCCGGCAGCGAGGGGTTAGAGGACGACAGAGACGGACTGCCTGAGTGGTGCACTGATGAAGAAGGAGAGATGGGCACCTTCGACGCTTCCGGAGCCTTCCTACCCATATCCAAG ggaggaaaggaggatgaATTTGACTTCCAGGGaatagaagaggaggaagaagggggggAGAGTCTTTCTGACATGAAGAGGATCATGAATGGAGGACAGAGAG tcgaTGTAAAGGAATCCGCTGGTACcagtccctcttcctcctcctcctcctcctctccccccggcCCCCTCTCTGCCCCTCCAGCTCTGGCTCTCAACCCCCCCATGCCCCAGCTGTCCCTCACCGTGGCTGAGCTGGAGGCCTCTCAAATGGCCAACAGCCACCCTGTCTCTGTTCCTGTCCCTGTCAAGGCCAGCAAGATGCCAAGTGAAG TTCTCGAGGGCTCTCCAGCAGGGTCCTCCACCACCCAACAGAGCCCCAGCACCACCTCCAGTCTGccttcaccccctccctcctctgctgCTAACCATCTCTCCCTGCCACCGGGGGGTGACACCGAGGACGACGAGGGCATGAAGCACCTGCAACAG GAGGCAGAGAAGATGGTGGCGTCCCTGCAGGACACGTCTCTGGAGGAGGAGAGTTTCACTCAGACGCTGCAGGAGAGCAGAAACACAGCCTCCGCCCTGCCCCTCTCCCACGACGCTGCCATGAAGTGGTTCTACAAGGACCCCCAGGCAGAGATccagg GTCCATTCACCACCCTGGAGATGTGCGAGTGGTTCCAGGCAGGCTACTTCTCCATGTCTCTGCTGGTGAAGAGGGGCTGTGACGAGGGCTTCCAGCCGCTGGGTGACGTCATCAAGATGTGGGGACGCGTGCCTTTCGCCCCCGGGCCCTCCCCGCCGCCCCTGCTGGTGAGACCTCCACCGCCACGCCCTCAGCCTCTACCGCCCCGGGGGTCTGCT ggtagcATGGATCAGGACCGTCTGAAGAAGCAGCAGGAGCAggcagcagcagttctctatcaacagctccagcagcagcagcagctattCCAGCTCATCAGCAG GTGCGGAGAGCAGGGTATTTTGCCTTCGGTGAACAGGTCGATGTCAGTGCCAGATACAGGGTCCATGTGGGACATGCATACCTCAGCTTCACAGcaatcag GCGGTGAAGCCAGTTTATGGGACTTAACAATGAATTCTTCAACTCAGGGTCCAACTCTCGAACAGCTTCAGAAG CTCCAGCAGGAGACGAGAGAAGCTGAACTCAGGGCGAAGCGCGAGGAGGAGGAACAGCgcaagaggagggaagagaagaggaggcagcaggaggagcagaagaggagggaggaggaggagatcttCAGACGCAAACAG TGTCGCCAGCAGCAGGAGCTGATCATGAAGCTGCTCCAGCAGGCCCCCCAGCAGGGCTCAGGCTCTGGGGTTGGGTCTGGCTGGGGCACTGGGGGTCTCAACAAGTCAGGGGCCAAGGGCCTCAGTCTGCTTGACATGCAGGAGGCAGAGAGGCTTCTTAAACAGCAGCAGAGagcccagcagcagcagagagaacGT caCCAAGGCCTGTCAATGGGGGGTTCCTCCATGGGTCAGTGGGGGGATGGAGGTGCTGTCACGGGGGGCCTGTGGGGAGgcggaggggggatggagggtaAGGCTGGGGGCGGCATGGGTCTGTGGGACGAGGCGGTGAAGAACCAGACCAGAAGTAGCAGCATGCAGGGACTGAAGAACAGCCGCAGCAGCCCCTCACTCAG TGAGCAGTATATGCTGAGCTGTAGGAAGCAGCGTACGGATGAGGAGGACAAGCTGCTGAAGCTGCTGCAGGGCATCAAGACGCCTCAGGATGGGTTCACCACCTGGTGTGAACAGATGCTGCACGCCCTCAACACCCAAGCCAACAACACCTCTTCTCCACTGGACG TGTCCACCATCGTGGCGTACCTGAAGGAGGTGGAGTCTCCCTACGAGGTCCATGACTTTATCCGCTCCTACCTGGGAGACACCATGGAAGCCAAAGAGTTCGCCAAGCACTTCCTGGAGCGCCGTGCCAAACAGAAACAGAACctgcagcggcagcagcagcag CTATCAAAGGAAGTAGCAGGGCTGGCCATGAACAACTTCCCTCTGCCG GACTCCATGCGGGGAGTGAGCCCCAGCACCCTGCAGTCCATGTTCCAGGCCGCCCAGATGGGGAAGGGAGGGCTGTACGACACCCAGGGGGCTATGAAGAAGAAGAAACAGCCTGTGGTGCTGCACTCAGACCCCAGCATCTTAG GGTACTCATACCACAACGCGGGCGAGCGTCTGAGCCTGAATGAGATGGAGATGGTGGAGGATTACTGA